A DNA window from Suncus etruscus isolate mSunEtr1 chromosome 8, mSunEtr1.pri.cur, whole genome shotgun sequence contains the following coding sequences:
- the NNMT gene encoding nicotinamide N-methyltransferase, whose translation MESGFTSKDTYLSHFNPRAYLEKYYNFESRNSAENQILKHLLKTLYKIFCLDGVKGDLLIDIGSGPTIYQLLSACESFKDIIASDYTDQNLVELEKWLKKDPGAFDWSPVVSYVCKLEGDRVKVPEKEEKLRRAVKQVVKCDVTQSRPLGITSLPAADCLLSTLCLDAACPDLPTYQVALRNLGGLLKPGGVLVLVDALKSSYYMIGEQRFSSLCLGREAIEAAVTEAGYAIEHFDVISQGYSLANNEGLFVLVGRKLDRAT comes from the exons ATGGAGTCTGGCTTCACCTCCAAGGACACATATCTGAGTCACTTTAACCCTCGGGCTTATCTGGAAAAATATTATAACTTTGAGTCCAGAAACTCTGCGGAAAACCAGATCCTTAAGCATCTGCTGAAAACCCTTTACAAGATATTCTGCCTTG ATGGTGTGAAGGGGGACCTGCTGATCGACATcggctctggccccaccatctaTCAGCTCCTCTCTGCTTGTGAGTCCTTCAAGGACATCATCGCTTCTGACTACACTGACCAGAACCTGGTGGAGCTGGAAAAGTGGCTGAAGAAAGATCCAGGGGCCTTTGACTGGTCCCCGGTGGTGAGCTACGTGTGCAAGCTGGAAGGAGACAG AGTCAAGGTCCCGGAGAAAGAGGAGAAGTTGAGACGCGCTGTGAAGCAGGTGGTGAAGTGTGATGTGACGCAGAGCCGGCCCCTGGGCATCACGTCCCTGCCAGCTGCAGACTGTCTGCTCAGCACCCTGTGCCTGGATGCTGCCTGCCCTGACCTGCCCACCTACCAAGTAGCACTCAGGAACCTGGGGGGCCTGCTAAAACCCGGGGGTGTCCTGGTGCTGGTGGACGCCCTGAAGAGTAGCTACTACATGATTGGGGAGCAACGATTCTCCAGTCTGTGCCTAGGCCGAGAGGCCATCGAGGCTGCTGTGACAGAGGCTGGCTATGCCATCGAACATTTTGATGTCATCTCACAGGGCTACTCGCTGGCCAACAATGAGGGACTTTTTGTCCTAGTGGGGCGGAAGTTGGACAGAGCCACATGA